A genomic segment from Thermostichus lividus PCC 6715 encodes:
- a CDS encoding PIN/TRAM domain-containing protein: MLDTLLLLIIVVMGIAVGFNSIDLLPTTVLDQVANVRGLQWVTAGFGGLVGIALGLLLQTLYHRLERNIRQLPADTLLSRAVGLVVGLLLANLMLAPIFLLPIPRDFSFIKPLVAVLTSIVFAYSGTTLADSHGRALLRLVNPNSVESSLLAEGMIKPARAKVLDTSCIIDGRIEALLNLGVLEGQIIVPQFVLQELQLIADAANDQKRSRGRRGLDVLNRIQANLGDRIVIHSADYPDLTTVDAKLVRLCQEINGTLVTNDFNLNKVARFQKVDVFNVNELAQALRPIYLPGDTLELKILKEGKEPAQGIGYLEDGTMVVVEEGVDHIGDQLSVVVTSALQTSAGRMIFARLQMPTIA, translated from the coding sequence ATGCTCGATACACTTTTACTCCTCATTATTGTGGTGATGGGGATTGCCGTTGGCTTCAATAGCATTGACCTATTGCCAACGACGGTGCTTGATCAAGTTGCGAACGTTAGGGGCTTACAGTGGGTCACCGCAGGGTTTGGTGGGCTAGTGGGCATTGCCCTTGGCCTGTTATTGCAAACCCTCTACCATCGCCTTGAGCGCAATATTCGTCAGCTCCCTGCTGATACCTTACTATCGCGAGCTGTAGGGCTAGTGGTGGGGTTGCTATTGGCCAACCTGATGCTGGCTCCTATTTTTCTGTTGCCGATTCCTAGGGATTTTTCCTTTATTAAACCCTTGGTGGCTGTTCTCACCAGTATTGTCTTTGCCTATTCCGGGACAACCTTGGCCGATAGTCATGGTCGCGCCCTACTGCGGCTGGTCAACCCTAACTCCGTTGAAAGCAGCCTCTTGGCAGAAGGAATGATCAAACCTGCCCGTGCTAAGGTCTTGGATACCAGTTGCATCATCGATGGTCGCATTGAAGCTCTGTTGAACTTAGGGGTGCTAGAGGGGCAAATTATTGTGCCTCAGTTCGTGCTGCAAGAACTGCAACTGATTGCGGATGCCGCCAATGATCAAAAGCGCAGTCGGGGTCGCCGCGGCCTAGATGTACTGAACCGCATCCAAGCTAACCTAGGCGATCGCATTGTCATTCACTCCGCAGACTACCCAGACTTGACTACGGTGGATGCCAAACTGGTGCGCCTATGCCAAGAAATTAACGGCACCCTTGTCACCAACGACTTTAACCTTAACAAAGTAGCTCGCTTCCAAAAAGTTGATGTCTTTAACGTCAACGAACTGGCTCAAGCCCTACGCCCCATCTACTTACCCGGAGATACGCTGGAACTCAAAATTCTCAAAGAGGGCAAGGAACCGGCTCAAGGGATTGGCTACCTAGAAGACGGCACCATGGTGGTGGTCGAGGAGGGCGTTGATCACATCGGCGATCAGTTGTCAGTGGTGGTCACCAGTGCCCTGCAAACCTCTGCCGGTCGGATGATTTTTGCCCGCCTGCAAATGCCGACCATTGCCTAG
- a CDS encoding D-alanine--D-alanine ligase family protein, translated as MGRLRVGLLFGGRSREHEVSVVSAAAIAQAFADPLNGDRYEVVPIYIQKDGRWRCTETVSAPAPSLDNQSLWSFPAVAETIDVWFPILHGPNGEDGTIQGLLEMMQRPYVGSGVAASAIGMDKILMKTFFGAVGLPQVQYVAISRSELWSDPCRYRQVCDRIETELGYPCFVKPANLGSSVGISKAKNRQQLTTALETAAELDRRIIVEAGVVARELECAVLGNDAPQASVVGEITYSSEFYDYETKYTDGRADLKIPADIPATVSNTIQDMALKAFTALDGAGLARFDFFYLPDNGQILINEVNTLPGFTALSMYPQLWAASGLSFPELVHRLVQLALERHRGIAW; from the coding sequence ATGGGTCGTCTGCGGGTTGGGTTACTATTTGGCGGTCGCTCGCGGGAGCACGAGGTCTCGGTTGTATCGGCGGCGGCAATTGCCCAAGCCTTTGCCGATCCTCTCAATGGCGATCGCTATGAGGTGGTGCCCATTTATATTCAAAAAGATGGTCGTTGGCGGTGTACCGAAACCGTCAGTGCGCCAGCACCTTCTCTAGATAATCAATCGCTGTGGTCATTTCCGGCAGTGGCAGAAACCATTGATGTTTGGTTCCCCATTCTCCACGGCCCCAACGGTGAAGATGGCACAATTCAAGGACTGTTGGAAATGATGCAACGTCCCTACGTGGGGTCTGGGGTGGCGGCCTCCGCCATTGGCATGGATAAAATTTTAATGAAAACGTTTTTTGGAGCGGTGGGGCTACCGCAAGTGCAGTATGTGGCGATCAGCCGCTCAGAACTTTGGTCGGATCCGTGCCGCTATCGTCAGGTGTGCGATCGCATCGAAACCGAATTGGGCTACCCCTGCTTTGTCAAGCCGGCCAACCTTGGCTCATCAGTGGGCATTTCTAAAGCCAAGAATCGCCAACAGTTGACCACTGCCCTAGAAACCGCCGCCGAACTAGATCGGCGCATCATTGTGGAAGCGGGGGTAGTAGCGCGAGAACTCGAGTGTGCCGTCCTCGGCAATGATGCCCCCCAAGCCTCAGTCGTGGGTGAAATCACCTACAGTAGCGAATTCTACGACTACGAAACCAAATATACGGATGGCCGAGCTGATCTGAAGATTCCGGCAGATATTCCAGCGACGGTGAGTAACACCATTCAGGACATGGCGCTGAAAGCCTTTACAGCCTTGGATGGGGCTGGTCTAGCACGGTTTGACTTTTTTTACCTCCCAGACAATGGCCAAATTTTAATTAACGAAGTCAATACCTTACCAGGGTTTACGGCACTGAGTATGTACCCGCAGTTGTGGGCTGCCAGTGGCCTATCGTTTCCAGAACTGGTGCATCGGCTCGTGCAATTAGCGCTTGAGCGACACAGAGGGATAGCTTGGTAG
- a CDS encoding glycosyltransferase produces MTQEPHSRPASPPQLVSPWVWGFLVLSVLTLVAVLLATVWQPTLFPIGLVNPDQLRPLPELLQLPRDDLSQWWPLVIAALVALSLNIIPSNNVTRLVIRLIVILFGFRYLLWRGLATLNTTHWFSAIASISFYGLEVLYFITYVLYVYQTAWLTDRQRSREANYYQAAVLAGEYCPSVDIFIPTYNEPPYILRRTIVACQGINYRNKTIYILDDGRRSEVADLCAQLGVHYITRPTNEHRKAGNLNHALQQTNGELIAVFDADFIPFQNFLSRTVGFFQNDQISMVQTPQHFFNPDYHAQNLGIEFMMPGDMEYFFGFIQPGRDFGNAIICCGTSYVVRRRDLEAVGGYYTRCVVEDFQTGTKMQIAGYRLIYLNEILSLGESPRNFRDHLEQRLRWLQGNMQIYFCGDDLPIWSTLSWFQRSCHLSLLLYNFNPFTRACFLVGPFVSLMTGVSLTVATFWEYLYFAIPYTLLTLATFSWATEGRYFSLWGEVYEVMFAFPGMVQLIKILRNPFGKIGSVVTNKGTLSNRKHLNLAFTWPLLLLVLASVFGIFVRYGGYWFGVWPPLEYERAGLEVMLAWTVYNAVIALIAVLAAIDQPTRRQSDRFPICTVCRFDLGSQTFWGYTRDLSETGAALLLTAGRQVPPQPILTGTLTFLEQDFKVQAAVVRMRQEDERSCLYLRFLEVDEAASRGLVQLLYGGLTWWHKPKAPHAIDAFGAMLRRLFDFRSLFTLYS; encoded by the coding sequence ATGACTCAAGAACCGCACTCAAGACCAGCGTCCCCCCCGCAACTGGTGTCACCGTGGGTATGGGGCTTTCTGGTTTTGAGTGTGCTGACCCTCGTGGCGGTGCTGTTGGCCACGGTCTGGCAGCCAACCCTATTTCCCATTGGGCTGGTTAATCCTGATCAGTTACGACCCCTGCCCGAACTGCTGCAACTGCCACGGGATGATCTCAGTCAGTGGTGGCCTTTAGTCATTGCAGCGTTGGTGGCGCTCTCTCTCAACATCATTCCCAGTAATAATGTTACCCGCCTTGTCATTCGCTTGATTGTGATCCTGTTTGGCTTTCGCTATCTGCTATGGCGCGGTTTGGCGACTCTCAACACGACCCATTGGTTTAGCGCCATTGCCAGTATTAGCTTCTATGGGCTAGAGGTTCTGTATTTCATTACCTATGTGCTCTACGTTTACCAAACGGCATGGCTCACCGATCGCCAGCGCTCCCGCGAGGCAAATTACTATCAAGCGGCTGTCCTTGCAGGGGAATATTGCCCCAGTGTTGATATCTTTATTCCCACCTATAACGAACCTCCCTACATTTTGCGCCGCACTATTGTTGCCTGTCAGGGGATTAACTACCGCAATAAAACCATTTACATCCTAGATGATGGCCGCCGTTCGGAAGTCGCAGATCTATGCGCTCAACTGGGGGTGCACTACATTACCCGCCCTACCAACGAACACCGCAAGGCAGGCAACCTCAACCATGCCCTCCAGCAAACCAACGGTGAACTTATTGCTGTCTTTGATGCTGACTTTATCCCTTTCCAAAACTTTCTAAGCCGTACCGTTGGCTTTTTTCAAAATGACCAAATTTCCATGGTGCAAACCCCCCAACACTTTTTTAACCCCGATTACCACGCCCAAAACTTAGGGATTGAATTCATGATGCCGGGGGATATGGAGTACTTTTTTGGCTTTATTCAGCCCGGGCGCGATTTTGGCAACGCTATTATCTGCTGCGGTACCTCCTACGTCGTGCGCCGTCGCGATCTTGAGGCGGTGGGGGGCTACTACACCCGCTGTGTTGTCGAAGACTTCCAAACCGGCACCAAGATGCAGATTGCCGGTTACCGCTTGATCTATCTCAACGAAATTCTGAGCTTAGGGGAGTCTCCCCGTAACTTCCGCGATCACCTAGAGCAGCGCTTGCGTTGGCTGCAAGGCAATATGCAGATCTATTTCTGTGGTGATGATTTACCTATTTGGTCAACGCTGTCGTGGTTTCAGCGCAGTTGTCACCTATCGCTCCTGTTGTACAACTTTAACCCCTTTACTCGCGCTTGTTTTCTGGTGGGTCCCTTTGTGAGCCTGATGACAGGGGTGTCTCTCACGGTAGCCACCTTTTGGGAATATCTTTACTTTGCTATCCCCTATACACTGTTAACGCTGGCAACCTTTAGCTGGGCGACGGAGGGGCGTTACTTTTCGCTGTGGGGTGAAGTGTATGAGGTGATGTTTGCCTTTCCTGGGATGGTGCAGTTAATAAAAATTCTACGCAATCCCTTTGGCAAAATTGGCAGCGTTGTGACGAACAAAGGAACCCTCTCAAATCGCAAACATCTGAATTTGGCGTTTACCTGGCCGCTGCTCCTGTTGGTGCTAGCTTCGGTTTTTGGGATTTTTGTCCGTTATGGGGGCTATTGGTTTGGGGTGTGGCCGCCGCTGGAGTACGAGCGCGCTGGCCTAGAGGTCATGCTGGCCTGGACGGTTTATAATGCCGTAATTGCTTTGATTGCGGTGCTAGCAGCAATTGATCAGCCGACGCGCCGTCAAAGCGATCGCTTTCCTATCTGTACCGTGTGTCGGTTTGATCTGGGGTCACAAACGTTCTGGGGCTATACCCGCGATCTTTCGGAAACCGGGGCAGCGCTACTGCTAACCGCCGGGCGGCAGGTTCCCCCGCAGCCGATCCTCACTGGAACCCTGACCTTTTTAGAGCAAGACTTTAAGGTTCAGGCAGCAGTTGTGCGGATGCGGCAGGAGGATGAGCGCAGTTGTCTTTATCTGCGGTTTTTAGAGGTTGATGAGGCCGCTAGCCGTGGCCTTGTCCAACTTCTGTACGGCGGCTTGACGTGGTGGCACAAACCCAAGGCACCCCATGCAATTGATGCCTTTGGGGCGATGCTGCGGCGACTGTTTGACTTTCGCTCCCTCTTTACGCTGTACAGTTAA
- the petP gene encoding cytochrome b6f subunit PetP — protein sequence MDVGQKVRVCRIRDRVAQEVLKKLGQVGQVTGFKMTDGSGVGVVVTFDDRSSTWFFEDEIEAVG from the coding sequence ATGGACGTGGGGCAAAAAGTGCGCGTCTGCCGGATTCGCGATCGCGTCGCCCAAGAAGTGCTCAAAAAACTGGGTCAAGTCGGTCAAGTCACGGGCTTTAAGATGACTGACGGCAGTGGAGTCGGGGTGGTGGTCACCTTTGATGATCGCTCCAGTACATGGTTTTTTGAAGACGAAATCGAAGCCGTTGGCTAG
- a CDS encoding FHA domain-containing protein has product MTGSFDLAKQAWLVVRSQGIIVGKYHLAGKAFWSIGRSKECDVIINDPFISRHQATIELRPRGSDLIYLIRDTGSRNGTLVNGSPIAEERVLHHGDIIMMGDTDLTFRYSGRTPSLNSDLLKGA; this is encoded by the coding sequence ATGACCGGTTCTTTCGATCTCGCAAAGCAAGCATGGCTAGTGGTGCGCTCCCAAGGAATCATTGTTGGTAAGTATCACTTGGCCGGCAAAGCATTCTGGAGCATTGGCCGCTCTAAGGAGTGCGATGTTATTATTAATGACCCCTTTATTTCCCGCCATCAAGCCACGATTGAACTACGCCCCCGGGGCAGTGATTTAATTTATTTGATCCGCGATACAGGGAGTCGCAATGGTACCTTGGTCAATGGTAGTCCCATTGCAGAGGAACGGGTATTGCACCACGGGGACATTATTATGATGGGCGATACGGACTTGACCTTCCGCTACAGCGGCAGAACACCGTCACTCAACTCTGACTTACTGAAAGGGGCGTGA
- the atpC gene encoding ATP synthase F1 subunit epsilon, giving the protein MVMTVRVIAPDKTVWDAPAEEVILPSTTGQLGILSNHAPLLTALETGVMRVRQEREWVAIALMGGFAEVENNEVTVLVNAAERGDTIDLETAKREFSEAQAAVAKAAQSGSKQAQIQAAQAFRRARARLQAAGGVVEI; this is encoded by the coding sequence ATGGTGATGACCGTACGGGTGATTGCACCCGATAAGACCGTTTGGGATGCCCCAGCAGAAGAAGTGATTCTACCCAGTACAACGGGACAACTGGGCATTCTCTCAAATCATGCGCCCCTGCTGACGGCGCTGGAAACTGGGGTGATGCGGGTTCGCCAAGAGCGAGAGTGGGTGGCGATCGCCCTGATGGGGGGCTTTGCCGAGGTGGAAAATAACGAAGTCACGGTTTTGGTGAATGCGGCTGAGCGGGGCGACACCATTGACCTAGAGACAGCCAAACGGGAATTTAGCGAAGCTCAGGCGGCGGTGGCAAAAGCAGCTCAAAGCGGCTCCAAGCAAGCTCAGATTCAAGCAGCTCAAGCCTTTCGGCGTGCCCGAGCACGGCTACAGGCAGCAGGGGGTGTCGTTGAAATTTAA
- the atpD gene encoding F0F1 ATP synthase subunit beta yields MVTTAERTNVGFITQVIGPVIDIEFPSGKMPAIYNALRIQGKNAAGLDVAVTCEVQQLLGDNRVRAVAMSSTDGLVRGMEAVDTGAPISVPVGTATLGRIFNVLGEPVDEKGEVNISETLPIHRPAPSFTELETKPSVFETGIKVIDLLTPYRRGGKIGLFGGAGVGKTVIMMELINNIATQHGGVSVFAGVGERTREGNDLYNEMIESGVIDKDDPSKSKIALVYGQMNEPPGARMRVGLSGLTMAEYFRDVNKQDVLLFVDNIFRFVQAGSEVSALLGRMPSAVGYQPTLGTDVGALQERITSTMEGSITSIQAVYVPADDLTDPAPATTFAHLDGTTVLSRGLAAKGIYPAVDPLGSTSNMLQPDIVGSEHYQTARAVQATLQRYKELQDIIAILGLDELSEEDRLTVARARKVERFLSQPFFVAEVFTGAPGKYVTLEETIKGFQMILSGELDDLPEQAFYMVGNIEEAKAKAEKLKA; encoded by the coding sequence ATGGTCACAACAGCAGAACGAACCAATGTAGGCTTTATTACCCAAGTTATCGGGCCAGTCATTGACATTGAATTTCCCAGTGGCAAAATGCCCGCCATTTATAATGCCCTCCGCATTCAAGGGAAAAACGCAGCGGGATTGGACGTTGCCGTCACCTGCGAAGTGCAGCAACTCCTTGGCGATAATCGTGTCCGTGCCGTTGCCATGAGCAGCACCGATGGCCTTGTACGAGGCATGGAAGCAGTCGATACCGGTGCCCCCATTAGCGTTCCCGTTGGCACCGCCACCCTTGGCCGCATCTTTAATGTGTTGGGGGAACCCGTCGATGAAAAAGGGGAGGTCAACATCAGTGAAACCTTGCCGATTCACCGTCCTGCCCCTAGCTTTACAGAACTGGAAACGAAGCCCTCGGTCTTTGAAACCGGCATCAAGGTGATCGATCTGCTGACTCCCTATCGCCGTGGCGGTAAAATTGGCCTGTTTGGCGGTGCGGGTGTGGGCAAAACTGTCATCATGATGGAACTGATCAACAACATTGCCACCCAACACGGCGGCGTTTCAGTGTTTGCGGGGGTGGGCGAGCGCACCCGCGAAGGCAACGACCTCTACAACGAAATGATTGAATCGGGAGTCATTGATAAAGACGATCCCAGCAAATCGAAAATTGCCTTGGTCTATGGCCAGATGAACGAGCCGCCCGGGGCACGGATGCGGGTGGGCTTATCTGGGTTGACCATGGCGGAATACTTCCGCGATGTGAACAAGCAGGATGTGCTGCTCTTTGTTGATAATATTTTCCGCTTTGTCCAAGCTGGCTCGGAAGTGTCAGCCCTCTTGGGTCGGATGCCCTCGGCAGTGGGGTATCAGCCTACCCTAGGCACCGATGTGGGGGCGCTCCAGGAGCGGATTACCTCGACCATGGAAGGCTCTATTACCTCCATCCAAGCGGTGTATGTGCCCGCGGACGACTTGACTGACCCCGCTCCAGCTACAACCTTTGCCCACCTCGACGGTACCACTGTGCTCTCGCGGGGGTTAGCCGCTAAAGGGATTTACCCCGCCGTGGATCCACTGGGTTCCACCTCGAATATGTTGCAGCCCGATATTGTCGGATCTGAGCACTACCAAACTGCCCGAGCGGTGCAAGCCACGCTGCAACGCTACAAGGAACTCCAAGACATCATTGCCATTTTGGGGTTAGATGAACTCTCCGAAGAAGACCGCCTGACGGTGGCACGGGCACGGAAAGTAGAGCGGTTCCTATCGCAGCCGTTCTTTGTGGCAGAAGTGTTCACCGGTGCCCCCGGCAAGTATGTCACCCTCGAAGAGACCATCAAAGGCTTCCAGATGATCCTCAGCGGGGAGCTAGATGATCTGCCAGAGCAAGCCTTCTATATGGTGGGCAACATCGAAGAAGCCAAAGCCAAAGCTGAAAAACTCAAAGCTTAG
- the ruvA gene encoding Holliday junction branch migration protein RuvA: MFAYLKGCVVDQQQDGSNRSFLVLEVQGIGYRLSVTSHLLRAYPPSSKVVQIFTHLIVRDDQLSLYGFGSAAEREMFSRLIRVNGVGPQLALALLDTLPLPDLVQAIVSGNTQRLSRTPGVGQKTAERIALELKASLAAWRQHTAPAGVPTASLQEELELTLLALGYSDREIQEALIAVGQTTSLAQTSDPEAWLREAIAWLSRYA; encoded by the coding sequence GTGTTTGCTTACCTCAAAGGTTGTGTCGTTGACCAGCAGCAAGATGGCTCAAACCGCTCTTTTTTGGTGCTGGAGGTTCAGGGAATTGGCTACCGCCTGAGTGTGACCTCCCATCTCCTCAGAGCCTACCCTCCCAGCAGTAAAGTGGTGCAAATTTTTACCCATCTGATTGTCCGTGACGATCAGCTAAGTTTGTACGGCTTTGGCAGTGCCGCAGAGCGGGAGATGTTTTCACGGTTAATTCGGGTGAATGGGGTGGGGCCCCAACTTGCGCTTGCCCTGTTGGATACGCTTCCCCTGCCGGATTTAGTGCAGGCCATTGTGAGTGGCAATACCCAGCGGCTGAGCCGCACTCCGGGGGTTGGCCAAAAAACCGCTGAGCGGATTGCCCTTGAGCTAAAAGCCTCCTTGGCAGCATGGCGACAGCACACTGCCCCCGCTGGGGTGCCCACAGCCTCTCTACAGGAGGAGCTAGAACTAACCTTACTGGCCTTGGGCTATAGCGATCGCGAGATTCAAGAGGCACTCATTGCCGTAGGCCAAACCACGAGCCTTGCCCAAACGAGTGATCCTGAAGCATGGTTACGGGAGGCGATCGCTTGGCTGAGTCGCTATGCATAA
- a CDS encoding HMA2 domain-containing protein, whose amino-acid sequence MAAADTAPIAEVMHLTGDRLRLRIQELKREPAFRDSLVAYLHTLEGIRAVHCNPLAASLTLEYQLEQITPLQLLAAIQLWGDVQIVGQGNQGLQNLTRAFALEPEEVGHKATAMGGFVVGGYLGDMVGGMVGATAGGVFMGPAGAVMGVQVGTFVGGVIGARLGMSTTEQISQLQFTSFEQTPQQVAKALEVRTGDKIGETAGEIAGGLAGQVVMGPVGETVGRVLGSMIGSQVGEDLGRQIAEPTPVDPTPPSVDVVLEWWLKASRSFVGETLWATLGGLLARLTLGPHAEAVGIRAGTRISRQLDMSEPALTTAPQKKEV is encoded by the coding sequence ATGGCTGCTGCTGACACTGCCCCGATTGCTGAAGTGATGCACCTCACGGGCGATCGCCTCCGCCTGCGGATTCAAGAGCTAAAACGTGAGCCGGCCTTTCGAGACTCCCTAGTTGCTTACCTCCACACCCTAGAAGGCATCAGAGCCGTTCACTGTAATCCCCTTGCCGCTTCCCTTACCCTTGAGTATCAACTAGAGCAGATTACCCCCCTGCAACTGCTGGCAGCCATTCAATTGTGGGGGGATGTGCAAATTGTTGGCCAAGGCAACCAAGGACTGCAAAACCTGACCCGCGCCTTTGCCCTAGAACCCGAAGAGGTAGGGCACAAAGCCACAGCCATGGGGGGCTTTGTGGTGGGGGGGTACCTTGGGGATATGGTGGGAGGGATGGTGGGTGCCACAGCGGGGGGGGTGTTTATGGGGCCTGCCGGAGCCGTCATGGGGGTACAAGTGGGCACCTTTGTGGGTGGAGTGATTGGTGCCCGTCTGGGGATGAGCACCACCGAACAAATTAGCCAATTGCAGTTTACCTCCTTTGAGCAGACCCCCCAGCAAGTTGCTAAAGCCCTAGAGGTTCGCACTGGCGATAAAATTGGCGAAACCGCTGGGGAAATTGCCGGGGGTCTCGCTGGGCAAGTGGTGATGGGGCCTGTGGGAGAAACCGTAGGGCGAGTTCTCGGCAGCATGATTGGCTCTCAGGTGGGCGAAGACCTTGGCCGCCAGATAGCCGAACCCACCCCTGTTGACCCCACTCCCCCCTCCGTTGACGTGGTACTGGAGTGGTGGTTGAAGGCCAGTCGCTCCTTTGTGGGAGAAACCCTGTGGGCAACCTTGGGGGGCTTACTGGCGCGGCTCACCCTAGGTCCCCACGCAGAGGCCGTTGGCATCCGCGCTGGCACCCGCATCAGTCGGCAGTTAGACATGAGCGAGCCAGCCCTGACAACCGCCCCCCAGAAGAAGGAAGTATAA
- a CDS encoding HlyD family secretion protein, with product MGEIVEPSEGAVAILKNDRTTAMTPKDVKTWLQRRRGELGAAKAKLAELESLLASAQADDTHQHHLEVTESDRRLAAAQAELAAARAQLANAKARQELAQINYERFVSLAQQGAVPQSQADAARTELKQSQAQVVNHQRTVDAAARTVEALAAEAQAAQLGLTLRNTRSNYDPRLRLQELKLQIAEQKAAIRGIEAEIAAQQEQLAQAEREVAQRQVVPINTPVAGYVWRVEARQGAFLGKGDLILQVLDCQRRWVDVFLDEKMLRLVHPGTRARIELYGDKWVTLRGRVSSIRSGLGRLNPGDDMVIPIPENYPRQSQVRVELDVSDAWREGNFCYVGYTGKVTFEIN from the coding sequence GTGGGCGAGATAGTTGAGCCGTCAGAGGGGGCGGTGGCTATCTTAAAGAACGACCGTACCACTGCCATGACCCCTAAGGATGTAAAAACATGGCTGCAACGGCGCCGGGGGGAGTTAGGAGCCGCCAAGGCTAAATTAGCTGAACTCGAAAGCTTATTGGCCTCTGCCCAAGCAGATGACACCCATCAGCACCATCTAGAAGTGACTGAGAGCGATCGCCGACTTGCGGCTGCGCAAGCGGAACTGGCTGCCGCACGGGCACAGCTTGCCAATGCCAAAGCACGGCAGGAACTCGCGCAAATTAACTATGAGCGCTTCGTCTCCCTTGCCCAACAGGGAGCAGTACCTCAGTCTCAAGCAGATGCCGCGCGCACAGAACTCAAACAAAGCCAAGCTCAGGTGGTCAACCATCAACGCACTGTTGATGCAGCGGCGCGCACCGTAGAAGCATTAGCTGCGGAAGCACAGGCGGCACAGTTGGGTTTAACCCTGCGCAACACCCGCAGTAATTACGATCCTCGCTTGCGCCTACAGGAACTTAAGTTGCAAATTGCTGAGCAAAAGGCCGCCATCCGCGGTATTGAAGCGGAAATTGCTGCCCAGCAGGAGCAGTTAGCCCAAGCAGAGCGGGAAGTTGCCCAGCGTCAAGTTGTTCCCATTAACACACCGGTGGCAGGCTACGTCTGGCGAGTGGAGGCGCGGCAGGGGGCATTCCTCGGCAAAGGCGATCTCATTTTGCAAGTCCTAGACTGCCAACGCCGCTGGGTCGATGTCTTCTTGGATGAGAAAATGCTGCGTCTTGTGCATCCAGGTACACGAGCTAGGATTGAATTGTACGGTGATAAATGGGTGACCTTGCGCGGCAGAGTCTCCAGCATCCGCTCAGGGCTGGGTCGCCTCAACCCCGGGGATGACATGGTCATCCCTATCCCTGAAAACTACCCACGGCAAAGCCAAGTGCGAGTGGAATTGGATGTGAGTGATGCTTGGAGGGAGGGCAACTTCTGCTACGTGGGTTATACCGGCAAAGTGACCTTTGAAATCAATTAA
- a CDS encoding ABC transporter ATP-binding protein codes for MSVTVKVEHLKKSYGAVTAVEDVSFTVEAAEIFGLLGPNGSGKTTTLRCLCTLSQADAGHLEVCGLSVTTQPHLVRQKLGYVAQEVALDKILTGQEFLELQAALYHIPRALIPQRIEAVLERLDLRQWRDRKCGTYSGGIRKRFDLAAGLLHQPQVLILDEPTVGLDIESRQVIWDILRELKAEGLTIILTSHYLEEVDLLSDRLAILDRGRVIASGSPADLKANLGGDRITVRIREFTPYSEAQTTQALLMQLPCVKSVVINRNQGNSLNLVVTEAAVALAEIQAALETAMLPIFSLAQSRPSLDDVYLAATGQTLLDADLAASAQRDSKQLKKEAMQR; via the coding sequence ATGTCAGTCACGGTCAAGGTTGAACATCTCAAAAAGTCCTACGGCGCGGTGACGGCGGTTGAGGATGTGTCTTTCACCGTTGAGGCAGCTGAAATTTTTGGCCTGCTTGGCCCCAATGGTTCCGGTAAAACGACGACTCTACGCTGTTTATGTACGCTCTCGCAGGCAGATGCGGGACACTTGGAAGTCTGTGGCCTCTCGGTGACCACTCAGCCTCACTTGGTGCGCCAAAAGCTGGGCTATGTGGCTCAGGAGGTGGCACTCGATAAGATTCTCACGGGTCAGGAGTTTTTAGAACTGCAAGCGGCGCTCTACCATATTCCCCGCGCCCTGATTCCCCAACGCATTGAAGCAGTGCTGGAGCGTCTGGATCTGCGGCAATGGCGCGATCGCAAGTGTGGCACCTATTCCGGGGGGATTCGCAAGCGCTTTGATCTGGCGGCGGGGTTGCTGCATCAACCCCAAGTTCTGATTTTAGATGAACCGACGGTCGGACTAGACATTGAAAGTCGGCAGGTGATCTGGGACATCTTGCGGGAACTTAAAGCCGAAGGGTTAACGATTATCCTCACCAGTCATTACCTTGAAGAGGTGGATCTCCTCAGCGATCGCCTTGCCATTCTTGATAGGGGGCGGGTGATTGCCAGTGGCTCCCCTGCTGACCTCAAGGCTAACCTTGGGGGCGATCGCATCACAGTGCGGATACGGGAGTTTACCCCCTACAGCGAAGCCCAGACAACCCAAGCGTTACTGATGCAATTGCCCTGCGTAAAATCCGTCGTCATTAACCGTAACCAAGGCAATTCCCTAAACTTGGTTGTGACGGAGGCTGCGGTTGCCCTAGCGGAGATTCAAGCCGCCCTAGAAACAGCAATGCTTCCCATCTTTAGCTTGGCGCAATCCCGCCCGAGCTTGGATGATGTTTACCTAGCTGCCACTGGCCAAACCCTACTGGATGCCGATTTGGCGGCCAGTGCTCAGCGAGATAGCAAACAGCTTAAAAAGGAGGCCATGCAGCGCTGA